Below is a window of Paraburkholderia kururiensis DNA.
CGCGTTGTTGAGCGCAAACGCCAGCGGATAGACGCACGACACGGCGAGCACGGCCATCGGAACGGACAGCGTCCAGAGCACTCTCCGGTCCTGCTTTATGGTAATCGCCATGCCATGAGCCTCAAAGGTTCGCGTTACGGGTCATGATCCGGATCTGCAGCCATGCAATACCGCCCATCAGCGCAAATAGCACGACGGAGATTGCCGCCGCATACGATGGGCGATTCATCTTGCCCTGCTCAATCCAGATCAGGAATTCCGGCAAGGTCGTCGATGTGCCGGGCCCCCCATCGGTCAGCACGTAGATGAGTCCGAACATCGACGTCAGCACGCCGACCGTCGTGACGACGGCCACGAATTCGATGATCGGCCGCAGCGTCGGGATGATGATGTAGATCCACGTCTGCCAGAAATTGGCGCCGTCAAGCCGCGCGGCTTCGATCATCTCGTCGGGCACCGTCGACAGGCCCGCCATGAAGATCAGCACGCCCATGCCAAAGGTCGACCACATCTGCACGCCGATCAGGCTCATGAGTGCAGTCGAACCGTTGCCAAGCCAGTCGACCGCATCGATGCCAAACGTATCGAGCATGGCATTGAGGTTGCCGTCGTATCGCAGGACCACATTGAAGATCGAGCCGATGATCACGCTCGACAACACGGCCGGGAAGAAATAGACCGCACGAAACACCTTGCCGCCCGGCACCCCCTGATGGATCAGGATCGCCAGCACCATCGGCAGCATGACCCAGATCGGCAGCGTGGCCAGCAGGATCAGTGTGTTGACCATCGAATCGCGAAACGACGGATCGTGCGCGAGCGCGACGTAGTTCGACACACCGACAAAGCCGACTGCACCCGAGGGCGTCACGCCGAGGAACGACAGCACCGCGCCCCATCCGAGCGGAAAGATGCGGAAGACGATGACGAGCAGCAAAGCAGGAAGCAACAGCACGAACGCCATGCGTTGCTCCGAACGGTCACCGCCCGGCCTCGCCACAGCAGGCGACGCCTTGGATGTGGGCGCCGCGCCGCTCGTCACAGATGCAGAAGATTTCGACATGTCTGGGTCGTATTTCAACGTGCCTTCGAGTGCCACCCAATCGCCAGGGGCTTGATCTGATTCGCGTCACTATTGGGTGGCGTTGTCCCTGAGTCGCACAACGCGGAGCGCTGCGATGGCTTCACCTTGCAGTAGTTCGCGTTGTGCGACCAGCAATCTATATGTCACCGCTTTGCCGACGCCTGGACTTCATCCATACGCGCAGCGGCTTTATCGACCGTCGTATCGCCATTGAGCAACAGCTGGCTCTGACGGTGCCACTCTTCCATCTCGGCCGCCGATGCGCTGAGCAGCGTCGTCGTCACCGCGGAGTCCTGGAGCCATCCGAGAATGATCCTGACGGTCGGGCCTTTGAACGAAGCAAGGTCGACACTGCTGTTCGCCGGCAGCGCGCCCGCATCGTTGGCGAAGACCTGGAGGGCCGCCGGGCTCGCCAGCTCCTGCACGAGTTGCCGGGCAAGCGCGACATTCTTCGACGCCTTGTTCACGCCGTAGCCGATACCGCCGGACACGGGCATACGGGGATTGTCGGGTGGATTGCCGGCCGCAACGGTCGGCGACGGCATCTTGTAGACACCGAGTTTTTCGGGCGTGAGGAAATTCTCGAACTGCTTCCAGTGCGCCACATCGGAAATCAGGCCGATCGTGTTGCCCGCATCGCCGCGCATGAACTGCTCGTATTCATCCATGAACTTCGTCGTCGAGTTCGCGCCCTTGGGATACCAGCCATCCTTTTGCGTATCGACCCACGCCTGGAGAATCCCCTTGATCTGCGGGCTCGACCACTTGAGCTTGCCCGCCGCGAATTGCGCCTGTTCGTCGGGTGTCATCGACGTCGCGGCCAGCGAGGAGAAGAAGAATTCGGCACCGTAGCCTTCCTTGTTGCCGAGCGCAAAGCACGGGATCTTGCCGCCCTTGGCCTTGAAGGCCGCGCAAACGCGCTTGAGATCGCCCCAGTTCTTCGGCGGCCTGTTCGGATCGAGTCCGACCTGCGTGTAGAGGGCCTTGTTGTAATACACGACAAACCCCTGGAGCGTCAGCGGCAATGCATAGGTCTTGCCGCTTGCGTCCTGAAACTCCTTCACCCCGAGCATGCCTTTGTCGAGCCCGCTGAGATCGACGAGGTCCGACATCCGTGCACGTGCCTGCGCGCCGCCGTTCATCAGGAACACATCGGGCCCGGCGTTGGCCGCCAGCGAGGTACCCAGGATCGTGTAGTACTGCTCGATCGG
It encodes the following:
- a CDS encoding carbohydrate ABC transporter permease; the protein is MALEGTLKYDPDMSKSSASVTSGAAPTSKASPAVARPGGDRSEQRMAFVLLLPALLLVIVFRIFPLGWGAVLSFLGVTPSGAVGFVGVSNYVALAHDPSFRDSMVNTLILLATLPIWVMLPMVLAILIHQGVPGGKVFRAVYFFPAVLSSVIIGSIFNVVLRYDGNLNAMLDTFGIDAVDWLGNGSTALMSLIGVQMWSTFGMGVLIFMAGLSTVPDEMIEAARLDGANFWQTWIYIIIPTLRPIIEFVAVVTTVGVLTSMFGLIYVLTDGGPGTSTTLPEFLIWIEQGKMNRPSYAAAISVVLFALMGGIAWLQIRIMTRNANL
- a CDS encoding ABC transporter substrate-binding protein, whose translation is METAVRSTFISRVAACLAGLALSAAAAAQTLTVWDWKSSDPVTSTYFQKVKKDFEASHPGVTVKFVGQPIEQYYTILGTSLAANAGPDVFLMNGGAQARARMSDLVDLSGLDKGMLGVKEFQDASGKTYALPLTLQGFVVYYNKALYTQVGLDPNRPPKNWGDLKRVCAAFKAKGGKIPCFALGNKEGYGAEFFFSSLAATSMTPDEQAQFAAGKLKWSSPQIKGILQAWVDTQKDGWYPKGANSTTKFMDEYEQFMRGDAGNTIGLISDVAHWKQFENFLTPEKLGVYKMPSPTVAAGNPPDNPRMPVSGGIGYGVNKASKNVALARQLVQELASPAALQVFANDAGALPANSSVDLASFKGPTVRIILGWLQDSAVTTTLLSASAAEMEEWHRQSQLLLNGDTTVDKAAARMDEVQASAKR